ACAATGTGCCAGGAGCTAGGGTTTCGCCGTTGGCACCCGGCACGTTCGTCCAGGTTACGTTATCAGTTGAGGATTCCCACTGATAAGCGGGGGTGCCCGTGCCGCCCGAAGCGGGGGCAGTGCTTGTGAGGTTGGCAGCGGCCGCGCCCGAGCAGACGGTTTGGTTGGCCCCGATGCTGCCCGCTGCTAGGGCCGGGGTTACGGTAACGGAGACAACAGCAGTGAAGCTTGGATCACAGTAGGGACCTGATAGGTCGGGCAGCAGCAGTTGAACGCGCCGCTGATAATAAGTCGTGCCAGGCGGCAGCGAAGTGGGTAGCTGGTAGCTGGCACTAGTAGCGCCGGGAATCTCTCTAAAGGAGCCAGGGGTATTATCCGGTGATGATAGCCACTGGTAAACGGGCGGCAGACCTGCATCACTCGACGCATTAACCGTGCTGGTAATAACCGCCGCGGTTCCCTGACATACCTGCTGGGGGGCCGCAATGGTGCCTGGTACAGGCAGGCCTGGTACCTGGATAGTGATTGAGCTTTCGCGGCAGAAGCAGTTGGTTGTGATGCGCAGCGTTATGGTATAAGGGCCGGGTGTCGCGTAAGTATGAACAACGACGGAATCCGTTGTAGACTGACTTATTTTAGTGCCATCGCCAAAATCCCAGTCATAAATTTTTCCGCTAAAATTGATGGACGGGGCCGTAAACGTGATTTGCCGGCAACCCGTAAGCCGCGGAGAGGGGCCGACCCGCAGCAAGGAGCTTTGGTTGAAATTGACTAAGCCTAAACCACTACGGCCTGTTCCCAGCTGCAAGCTATCCTCGGCGTAGCCCACGGCCGCCCCCAGCGAGTCGGGGTAGGCAATGAAGCCCAGGGCGGGCTGGTCGTTGCGGGCCACGTAAATCTTACCATCCGGGGCCACCTGCATGGAACCTAGGTCGGCGGAGGTCTTGAGCGGAATGTTCTGCTTGGGCGGCGTGCCGGTACTGGTGCCGCTGATGTCAAATTGCAGCAACTTGGGTGGGTTCATCACCGTGGCGTATAGCTTACTACCGGGCACAAACTCCACGCCGTAGTATTTGCCCTCGCCACGATCAACGATAAACGGCTTGCTCGGGTCAGCGCTTACCCGACCTATATTAGTATCAAAACTAAATAATTCAACAGTGCTGCTGTTGTCTCCCGTGGTTTCGCTGTAGCGGGCCAAAGCTAGCTGCTGGCCGTTGGGGGTTATCTTCATCTGTCCCTTGTAACCGACGGGCGATATATTAGGAGCGTGCAAAGATCCCACGGGCGAGATGACCGGGGCCGTATCGACGCCGGTTGTCCGCACGCGGTAAGCCAGGAAGGCGTCGCCGCGGTTGTCGTTGCCGGCGGTTGAGTTGCCCCAGCCGTGCACAATTACCCAGATATCGCAGCCATTTTTGTGGAATACACCCGATATTTTTTCGGCGGTACCGCGAGCTAGAGGTGTGTTTTTCGTAGCGAGTATTACTCTACCTGGCCCTCCACCTGCGGGAATCTCAATTTCAGAGTAGCTCAGACCCACAGTGCTGTTCAGCGTGAAGAGCAAGTAACGCGTCGGCTGACCCGGCGCAACAATACCGGGTACCCTGATAGGTAAGGGGCCGTCGGTATTGTTGGCGTTGCCAGCTAAGCCCATACCGTCGGTCATCGGGGAGCCATCACCGTTCCAGACCCTTTCGCCGTTGCTGTAAAAGAGAATTTTACCGGTACCATCCGACATTACCCCGGCGCCGGCGGGCGCATCCATGCCGCTGTTGGTCAGTACTGTGGGCGGAATGGAGTCGGTGGCTCGGTTGAAGTCTAGCCCTGCCTTGTAGCCGAAATACCAGGTGTTGGCGAATTTCTCATCCTGGCTACACTCCGGAGGGGGTGCTGGTGCCGTTTGGGCTAGTATTGTCGTGGCCGCGCCGCTCAGCAGCAGGAGTAGCAGCGTGAGCAGCCAGCTAGCCGCTCGTAGTGTCGGCTTGATTGGGCGCCGATTGCCGATGCCCACCGGCTGGTCCGGCTCAAATAGCTGTGAAGAGGAAGTGCGGGTACTAGATAAGGTATGACAGGGTAGCGTTGCGGGCATAGTAGGGCAGGTAAGTAGCGGACAGATAAGCGGGCACTCCGAAAGCAGAATACCACTCGCCGCCCTTAGAGAACGAAGCTAGATGGCTAGCTATTGCTATCGTGCATTGCTAGTCGGTTTCAGTAAAGCTACACACTGCTAGCCAGGTTTATGTACTGTGATGATTGAATAGTGATAAAGGTCTTGGCTAGTTACCCATTCTGGTCCAGCTTCGTAGAGCCGACATCTTAAGCGGCTCCCTCTCCCCTACTCCCTAGACGAGACCAAGCATCTGTTTTTCGCACCAAATTCTCACCTAGCACCGCTTGTGCTACCTGCTCCAGCCGTCTTCTTTTTGAAGGCTTCACAATGAACGCTTTACGCCTCATTTGAAAAACCTAATGGCAAGTAGAAACAGCTAGGTCACCCGCAGCCTACTTATCTTCTCCGCTTGAGTTCTGATTACCCTTCCAACGCAAAAAGGACCTTCCGAGGCTAGAACAATGGTTTGTTCTGACTCCGAAAGGTCCTTTCAAACTGACAACAAATACGAGCAAGCAAAGCTAGCTCGTATGATGGGTAACCTAGCTTAGCTCCGAGGCCGCAGCGCTATCCAGGAACCATTGTAGGTCCCCTTCTTTGGGGGCAATCAGCTGGGCTGGGTACTCCTCAATATTGCGCTCAGCTTCCAAAATCTGCTGCACGGCCAGGGCTTTGTCTTGGCCATACACCAGAAAAGCCACGGCTTGCGCCTGGTTGATCAGCGGCGCCGTCAGGGTAATGCGGTAGACTTGCTGCTCGGGCAGAAACGCTTCTTTTACCGTGGAGGCTTGCTCGTGCAGCACGGGCGTGTGCGGGAATAACGACGCGGTGTGCGCGTTATCACCTAGGCCGAGCAACACCAGATCGAACCGAGCCGGTAAGCCGTTGAAGTACGACTGAATGTTGGTGGCATACGCCAAGGCAGCTTGCGCTGGCTCCAGCTCCGTATCGACGGCAAACACGTGCGTTGACGGAATTTGTAAGGGGTCGAACAAAGCCGTTTTCGCCATCAGGTAGTTGCTCTCCGGCGCGGTTTGCGGCACGTAGCGCTCATCGCCGAAGAAGAAATCAACTTTATCCCAATCTACTTGGCCCTTGTAGGTATCGGAGGCTAGGAGTTCGTAGAGCTTCTTCGGGGAGTTGCCGCCCGAAAGCGCTACCGCAAATCGGCCTCTCGTTTCAATGTTCTGGTTGGCTAGGTACACGAAGTAGTCGGCGAGGTGCTTGAGGACCTCGTCGGGCGTCGTGAAGACGTTGAGCTTAATGCCAGACTTATTTTTTTCCATTGAGCGGGAGCGTAAACCAGTGGTACCCGTCGCGGGCAATGAGCGCTTCGGCCGACTCAGGGCCCCACGAATCGGCGGAGTAGTTCGGGAAGTTCAGGCTCTTGCGGTTCTGCCAGGTGTTCAGGATGGGCATGATCAGGTCCCAGGCTGCTTCTACCTGGTCGCCGCGCATGAACAAGGTCTGGTCACCTAGCATCGTGTCGAGCAGCAGGGTTTCGTAGGCTTCGGGCGCCTGCGTGGTGTAAGTGCCTTTGTAGTCGAACACCATGTCTACCGTGTTCAGAATCATCTCCAGACCAGGGCGCTTGGCTTGCATTTGCAAACGGATGCTCATCTCGGGTTGGATGCTGATAATCAAACGGTTTTGGTGCCCACCGCCTTCCACCGACTCAATGGGGAATACGGAGTGCGGCACATCTTTAAACTGGATGGTGATAACCGACGACGACTGGTGCATGCGCTTGCCGGTACGTAGGTAGAACGGTACGCCCTGCCAGCGCCAGTTGTCTACGAAGAACTTCACCGCGGCAAAGGTCTCGGTGTTGGACGTTGGGTTAGCGTCATGCTCTTGGCGATAGCCGGGCACTTCTTTGCCCTCAATCCAGCCCGAAGCGTACTGACCGCGCACCGTCGAAAGGCGCACGTCTTCGGGTGAGAAGCGGCGCATGGCACGCAGCACGTCCACTTTACGATTGCGCACCTCATCAGCGTTGAAGTTGATGGGCGGCTCCATCGCCACGAGGCAAAGCAGTTGCAGCAAGTGGTTTTGGATCATGTCGCGCAGGGCGCCTGAGCCATCGTAGTAGCCGGCCCGGTCGCCCACCCCTAGCTGCTCAGTCACCGAAATCTGCACGTGGTCGATGTAGTTGCGGTTCCAGAGCGGCTCTAGCAGCGAGTTGGCGAAGCGGAAGGCCATGATGTTCTGCACCGTTTCCTTACCGAGGTAGTGGTCGATGCGATAGATCTGGCGCTCTTCGAACAGACGGGTGAGCAGCTGATTCAGGTCTTGCGCCGATTTCAGGTCGTGCCCGATGGGTTTCTCCACCACGATCCGCACGCGGTCGGCGGCGGCACCTAGCTTGCTCTTCGCAATATTTTCGGCGATGATGGGAAAGAAATTAGGCGCAACGGCTAGGTAGTAAATGACGTTGGCCTTGGTCTTCCACTCGGCTTCATGCTGCTGAATGCGAGTACCGAACTCCTTATAGGAGTCGACGTTGTTTACATCAGCTACTTGATAGTAAAGGTTTTTGCTAAACACCTCCCACTTTTCCGGTACGGCCTTGCCGGTACGCGAAAATTGATCGATATCCTCTAGCAGATTTTGCCGAAACTCCTCATCCGACAGCTTGGTGCGGCCGGTACCAATAATGGAAAACTGCTCGGGCAGCCATCCTTCCAGATATAAATTATACAAAGCCGGCGCCAGCTTGCGGGCGTTCAGGTCGCCGGTGCCGCCGAAGATGACGAAGACGGTGGGTTGAATGTTATCGTGCGTACTCATGCGATGTGAGCTATTAGCGAGTATGATGATGCGTTGATCGACAGGCAGATACCTAGGTCTGCGAACAGCCCAGGTCCGACACATCAGCGTCCGACCGGTATCGTTGCTGCTGTA
This Hymenobacter sp. GOD-10R DNA region includes the following protein-coding sequences:
- the zwf gene encoding glucose-6-phosphate dehydrogenase, which encodes MSTHDNIQPTVFVIFGGTGDLNARKLAPALYNLYLEGWLPEQFSIIGTGRTKLSDEEFRQNLLEDIDQFSRTGKAVPEKWEVFSKNLYYQVADVNNVDSYKEFGTRIQQHEAEWKTKANVIYYLAVAPNFFPIIAENIAKSKLGAAADRVRIVVEKPIGHDLKSAQDLNQLLTRLFEERQIYRIDHYLGKETVQNIMAFRFANSLLEPLWNRNYIDHVQISVTEQLGVGDRAGYYDGSGALRDMIQNHLLQLLCLVAMEPPINFNADEVRNRKVDVLRAMRRFSPEDVRLSTVRGQYASGWIEGKEVPGYRQEHDANPTSNTETFAAVKFFVDNWRWQGVPFYLRTGKRMHQSSSVITIQFKDVPHSVFPIESVEGGGHQNRLIISIQPEMSIRLQMQAKRPGLEMILNTVDMVFDYKGTYTTQAPEAYETLLLDTMLGDQTLFMRGDQVEAAWDLIMPILNTWQNRKSLNFPNYSADSWGPESAEALIARDGYHWFTLPLNGKK
- the pgl gene encoding 6-phosphogluconolactonase, producing MEKNKSGIKLNVFTTPDEVLKHLADYFVYLANQNIETRGRFAVALSGGNSPKKLYELLASDTYKGQVDWDKVDFFFGDERYVPQTAPESNYLMAKTALFDPLQIPSTHVFAVDTELEPAQAALAYATNIQSYFNGLPARFDLVLLGLGDNAHTASLFPHTPVLHEQASTVKEAFLPEQQVYRITLTAPLINQAQAVAFLVYGQDKALAVQQILEAERNIEEYPAQLIAPKEGDLQWFLDSAAASELS